The following are encoded together in the Streptomyces sp. NBC_01465 genome:
- a CDS encoding DMT family transporter, translated as MILYVLLALLNGLIIGTSRAVNGQLSTRIGPFRASVWNHVVGFAFLSVVLLALHSRPDAHSAPVAAYLGGVFGALFVAVNSHVFPRLGAMNASLLVISGQVLSAVTIDCVNQRTVPSGPRILGVVLVLLGLALPRLKARIRPEETKERLTNS; from the coding sequence GTGATCCTCTACGTACTGCTGGCGCTCCTCAACGGCCTGATCATCGGCACCAGCCGCGCCGTCAACGGCCAACTCAGCACCAGAATCGGCCCGTTCAGGGCATCGGTCTGGAACCACGTGGTGGGATTCGCGTTCCTGAGCGTGGTCCTCCTCGCCCTGCACAGCCGCCCCGACGCGCACTCCGCACCGGTGGCCGCCTATCTCGGCGGGGTGTTCGGCGCCCTGTTCGTCGCCGTCAACAGCCATGTGTTCCCCCGGCTCGGCGCGATGAACGCCTCGCTGCTGGTCATCAGCGGCCAGGTGCTCTCCGCCGTCACGATCGACTGCGTGAACCAGCGGACGGTCCCGTCCGGACCGAGGATCCTGGGCGTCGTCCTCGTACTCCTGGGCCTCGCCCTGCCCCGGCTGAAGGCCCGGATCCGACCCGAGGAGACGAAGGAACGCCTGACCAACAGCTGA
- a CDS encoding DMT family transporter, giving the protein MTVRATDWLLAVAGGVLLTLMTQFNGELAHHSTAVYAAWAAHAIGALVAFALVAATARTLRKPPPDAGAPPGEEQGRTPLWFYLGGIPGAVVVILSAIAVNSSLELSGTIALMLTGQVLFGIAGDRLGLLRIPKRRITAMDLATAGCVLAGSVLIVVGA; this is encoded by the coding sequence GTGACGGTACGCGCCACCGACTGGCTGCTGGCCGTCGCGGGCGGCGTACTCCTGACCCTGATGACGCAGTTCAACGGCGAACTGGCCCACCACAGCACGGCGGTGTACGCCGCCTGGGCCGCCCATGCCATCGGCGCCCTGGTCGCCTTCGCCCTGGTGGCGGCGACGGCCCGCACCCTGCGCAAACCGCCGCCGGACGCGGGGGCGCCGCCGGGAGAGGAGCAGGGGCGGACACCGCTCTGGTTCTACCTCGGCGGGATCCCCGGCGCGGTCGTGGTGATCCTCTCCGCGATCGCCGTGAACAGCAGCCTGGAACTGTCCGGCACCATCGCCCTGATGCTCACCGGGCAGGTCCTCTTCGGGATCGCCGGCGACCGGCTGGGGCTGCTGCGCATCCCGAAGCGCCGTATCACCGCCATGGACCTGGCCACCGCCGGATGCGTCCTGGCGGGCAGCGTCCTGATCGTCGTCGGAGCCTGA
- a CDS encoding ATP-binding protein, translating to MAPGSALVPLLLCERRYGFDLPARPESVGRARRLMQRRMAEWGLTGDLLDTAALVVSELFTNAVVHARGDRVVVGLRTAEGVVRISVEDQGRAADGPQLCRTPRGEHGRGLLLVDAVSAAWGVESEGRAPGRTVWAELPC from the coding sequence GTGGCTCCTGGCAGTGCGCTCGTCCCCCTGCTCCTCTGCGAGCGCAGGTACGGATTCGATTTACCCGCACGCCCCGAATCGGTGGGCCGGGCGCGCCGGTTGATGCAGCGACGCATGGCCGAATGGGGCCTGACCGGGGACCTGCTGGACACGGCCGCACTGGTGGTCTCCGAGCTGTTCACCAATGCGGTGGTGCACGCCCGCGGCGACCGGGTGGTGGTCGGACTGCGTACCGCGGAGGGCGTGGTGCGCATCTCCGTCGAGGACCAGGGCCGGGCGGCCGACGGGCCTCAGCTCTGCCGTACGCCCCGGGGCGAGCACGGCCGCGGGCTGCTGCTGGTCGACGCCGTCAGCGCCGCCTGGGGCGTGGAGTCGGAGGGGCGTGCCCCGGGCCGTACCGTCTGGGCGGAGCTGCCGTGCTGA